Proteins co-encoded in one Flavobacterium sp. M31R6 genomic window:
- a CDS encoding glycoside hydrolase family 3 protein yields MGNKFKPLFISVLFVTGFVSLSFIDPPKYRDLNKNGKMDPYENINLPIEKRIDNLISLMNIDEKAGLMFINGTLINTDGSIDKQEGATGMAARIPSARDLIVNKKMNHFNYWQAPGVKELAMGYNAIQKVAEESRLGIPVTIASDPRHYFSNNVFAMEANGFSQWPEQLGFAAINDPVLTQKFGDIARQEYLAVGIREALHPMADLATEPRWPRVSGTFGEDANLSARMIQAYILGFQGKQLGNTSVACMTKHFSGGGPQKEGLDPHFQYQKGQVYPGKNFNYHLIPFEAAFKANTACIMPYYGVPMDQTSENVGFSYNKDIITKLLREKYKFDGVVCTDWGLVSDTHMGAVIWPARAWGVENLSEIERVKKIIDAGCDQFGGENCPQYIVQLVKEGKIKESRIDQSVRRLLRQKFILGLFDNPYIDVENATKIVGRADFKKLGEDTQRRSMTLLKNDLKLPLSVSNKLKIYVKNVDPKIASQYGIIVALPEQADIAIIRLNTPWVPLDTDNPFAKGFHHGDLDFKGKDLEDVLTLCKTVPTIIDIYLDRPAVFPEINGAAKAVFGNYGASDAALLDVIFGVAKPEGKLPFELPSSMEAVRNQKEDVPYDSKDPLYAFGFGLRY; encoded by the coding sequence ATGGGAAATAAATTCAAACCACTATTTATCTCAGTACTATTTGTTACTGGCTTTGTTTCATTGTCATTTATTGATCCTCCAAAATATCGAGATCTCAATAAAAATGGTAAAATGGATCCCTATGAAAATATAAATCTTCCGATTGAAAAGCGAATTGACAATCTTATTTCGCTAATGAATATTGATGAAAAAGCAGGATTGATGTTCATCAATGGAACGCTTATCAACACTGATGGAAGTATTGATAAGCAAGAAGGTGCTACGGGAATGGCTGCTAGAATTCCTTCTGCAAGAGATTTGATTGTTAATAAAAAAATGAATCATTTTAATTATTGGCAAGCACCAGGTGTAAAAGAATTGGCAATGGGTTATAATGCCATTCAAAAAGTTGCCGAAGAATCCAGACTTGGAATTCCTGTAACCATTGCATCAGATCCACGTCATTATTTCAGTAACAATGTATTTGCGATGGAAGCCAATGGATTTTCTCAGTGGCCAGAGCAATTGGGTTTTGCTGCAATAAACGATCCCGTTTTGACCCAAAAATTTGGAGATATTGCTCGACAAGAATATCTAGCTGTTGGAATCCGAGAAGCTTTGCATCCCATGGCCGATTTGGCAACAGAACCTCGCTGGCCTCGTGTAAGTGGAACTTTTGGGGAGGATGCAAATTTATCTGCTCGAATGATTCAAGCTTATATTTTAGGTTTTCAGGGAAAACAATTGGGAAATACCAGTGTAGCTTGTATGACTAAACATTTCTCGGGTGGCGGTCCTCAAAAAGAAGGTTTGGATCCACATTTTCAATATCAAAAAGGTCAGGTGTATCCTGGAAAAAATTTCAATTATCATCTAATTCCTTTTGAAGCTGCATTCAAAGCAAATACTGCTTGCATTATGCCGTATTATGGAGTACCAATGGATCAAACTTCAGAAAATGTTGGGTTCTCCTACAATAAAGACATAATTACCAAATTACTGCGTGAAAAATATAAATTTGATGGAGTAGTTTGTACCGATTGGGGTTTGGTTTCAGATACACACATGGGAGCTGTAATATGGCCTGCAAGAGCTTGGGGAGTTGAAAATCTTAGCGAAATTGAAAGAGTAAAAAAGATAATTGATGCGGGTTGTGATCAATTCGGTGGAGAAAATTGCCCTCAATATATTGTTCAATTAGTCAAAGAAGGAAAAATTAAAGAATCTAGAATTGATCAATCAGTTCGAAGATTATTACGCCAAAAATTCATTTTAGGTTTATTTGATAACCCTTATATTGATGTAGAAAATGCAACAAAAATAGTAGGTCGTGCCGATTTTAAAAAATTAGGTGAAGATACCCAACGTCGCTCCATGACTTTATTGAAAAATGATTTAAAACTTCCTTTGTCTGTATCAAATAAATTGAAGATTTATGTAAAAAATGTAGATCCTAAAATTGCTTCTCAATACGGTATTATTGTTGCTTTACCTGAGCAAGCAGATATCGCCATTATCCGTTTGAATACGCCTTGGGTTCCTCTTGATACTGACAATCCGTTTGCCAAAGGATTTCACCATGGTGACTTGGATTTTAAAGGAAAGGATTTAGAAGATGTTTTGACACTTTGCAAAACCGTACCAACTATTATAGACATTTATTTGGATCGTCCTGCTGTATTTCCTGAAATAAATGGGGCTGCCAAAGCTGTTTTCGGTAATTATGGAGCAAGTGATGCTGCTCTTTTGGATGTTATTTTTGGTGTTGCCAAACCAGAAGGTAAATTACCTTTTGAATTACCTTCATCAATGGAGGCGGTCAGAAACCAAAAAGAAGATGTCCCTTATGATTCAAAAGATCCTTTGTATGCTTTTGGGTTTGGATTGCGATACTAA
- a CDS encoding helix-turn-helix transcriptional regulator has protein sequence MVNMDDFIKRLEIILDYYSLNASSFADKIGVQRSSMSHLLSGRNKPSLDFILKIVEIFPDVDLYWILNGKGFFPKNSEISPDLNSNSIASKIDTPTPIDLFSQIVTPIDSNLDHPKTNQIKTSIENENSDEIEKIVFFYKNGTFKIYSPN, from the coding sequence ATGGTAAACATGGATGATTTCATAAAAAGATTGGAGATTATACTTGATTATTATAGTCTAAATGCCTCTTCGTTTGCCGATAAAATTGGCGTACAACGTTCCAGCATGTCTCACCTACTCTCTGGAAGAAACAAGCCAAGTTTGGATTTTATTCTAAAAATTGTTGAAATTTTTCCTGATGTAGATTTGTATTGGATATTGAATGGAAAGGGATTTTTTCCAAAGAATTCTGAAATAAGCCCAGATTTAAATTCTAATTCTATTGCTTCAAAGATTGACACTCCTACCCCTATTGATTTATTTTCTCAAATTGTGACACCTATAGACTCTAATTTAGATCATCCAAAAACAAATCAAATTAAAACTTCGATAGAAAATGAAAATTCTGATGAAATAGAAAAAATTGTCTTCTTTTATAAAAATGGTACATTTAAAATATATTCACCCAATTGA
- the kdsB gene encoding 3-deoxy-manno-octulosonate cytidylyltransferase: protein MKIIAVIPARYASTRFPAKLMQDLGGKTVILRTYEAAINTQLFDDVFVVTDSDLIFDEIVSNGGKVIRSIKEHESGSDRIAEAVENLDVDIVINVQGDEPFIDAVPLAKVIEVFKNDTSNQVDLASLMREIKNEDEINNPNNVKVVVDQNGFALYFSRSVIPYPREKNVGVRYMQHIGIYAFRKQALLDFYSLPMKSLEASEKLEQLRYLEFGKRIKMVETTHVGIGIDTAEDLEKARKMIG from the coding sequence ATGAAAATAATAGCAGTCATTCCCGCCCGTTACGCATCCACACGATTTCCAGCAAAACTGATGCAGGATTTGGGAGGTAAAACGGTTATTTTAAGAACTTACGAAGCAGCCATAAACACTCAATTGTTTGACGATGTCTTTGTGGTAACTGATTCCGATTTGATTTTTGATGAAATAGTTTCCAATGGAGGAAAAGTCATTCGAAGTATCAAAGAACACGAATCGGGGAGTGATCGTATTGCAGAAGCAGTTGAAAATCTAGATGTTGATATTGTTATCAATGTGCAAGGGGATGAACCATTTATTGATGCAGTACCTCTAGCAAAAGTCATCGAAGTTTTTAAAAATGATACTTCAAATCAAGTTGATTTGGCTTCTTTGATGAGAGAGATAAAAAACGAAGACGAAATCAACAATCCTAATAATGTTAAAGTGGTAGTTGACCAAAACGGATTTGCATTGTATTTTTCACGTTCGGTGATTCCGTATCCACGAGAGAAAAATGTTGGTGTTCGTTATATGCAGCATATTGGAATTTATGCTTTTAGAAAACAAGCGCTTTTAGATTTTTATAGCTTACCAATGAAGTCATTGGAAGCCTCCGAAAAATTAGAACAATTGCGTTATCTGGAATTTGGAAAACGCATCAAAATGGTAGAAACCACACACGTTGGAATTGGAATCGACACTGCAGAAGATTTGGAAAAAGCCAGAAAAATGATAGGATAA
- a CDS encoding spermidine synthase has product MMRKLLSYIIPIKIFKTKSTLSKTIEVTWANGELVLDSENTNYSYGSLQRILRKGLKHFGFERIAKMDNALVLGVAGGSVIKTLVDEIHFEGKITGVDIDPDIIKIANEYFKLHEIKNLNIIIDDAFEFVLKTKDRYDLIIIDIFQDTTMPNFLFEKFFINRICFLLKSKGVVLFNTMCLTAGDNFRNQNLIKELNDNNYKIQSIPRVEVHNELIIIEKMN; this is encoded by the coding sequence ATGATGCGTAAATTATTAAGTTATATTATTCCCATTAAAATATTCAAAACGAAATCTACTTTGAGTAAAACCATTGAAGTTACATGGGCCAATGGTGAATTAGTACTCGATTCTGAAAACACCAATTATTCTTATGGCAGCTTGCAACGCATATTAAGAAAAGGTCTGAAACACTTTGGATTTGAGAGAATTGCAAAAATGGATAACGCACTAGTACTTGGAGTTGCAGGCGGAAGCGTCATTAAAACATTGGTAGATGAAATTCATTTTGAAGGTAAAATCACTGGTGTTGATATTGACCCAGATATCATTAAAATTGCTAATGAGTACTTCAAATTACATGAAATAAAAAATCTGAATATTATAATTGATGACGCTTTTGAATTTGTTCTAAAAACAAAAGATCGTTACGATTTGATTATAATTGATATATTTCAAGATACCACAATGCCTAATTTCTTATTTGAAAAGTTTTTTATCAATAGAATTTGCTTTTTACTAAAGAGCAAAGGGGTTGTGCTTTTTAATACAATGTGTTTGACCGCCGGAGATAATTTTAGAAATCAAAATTTAATTAAGGAACTCAATGACAATAATTACAAAATACAGTCTATACCAAGGGTAGAAGTTCACAATGAATTAATTATTATTGAAAAAATGAATTAG
- a CDS encoding Lrp/AsnC family transcriptional regulator, protein MSKFRLDEVDHQILDMLIDNTRVPFTDIAKKLLISAGTVHVRVKKMEDAGIIMGSSLVLDYDKLGYSFIAYVGVFLNNTSQTKFVLERINEIPFVTVASVTTGKFNIFCKIRAKDTKHAKDVIFMIDDIEGVYRTETMISLEESINDKKRLMHTIFKEM, encoded by the coding sequence ATGAGTAAATTTCGTTTAGATGAAGTAGATCACCAGATTTTAGATATGTTGATAGACAACACAAGAGTTCCGTTTACAGACATTGCAAAAAAATTATTGATTTCAGCTGGAACGGTTCATGTAAGAGTAAAAAAAATGGAAGATGCCGGTATCATTATGGGATCCTCATTAGTCCTTGATTATGATAAATTAGGATACTCATTTATTGCTTATGTAGGTGTTTTTCTTAATAATACTTCTCAAACAAAATTTGTCTTAGAGCGTATTAATGAAATTCCTTTTGTGACTGTTGCTTCTGTAACTACAGGTAAATTCAATATATTTTGCAAAATCAGAGCAAAGGACACTAAGCATGCCAAAGATGTTATTTTTATGATAGACGATATCGAAGGAGTATATAGAACCGAAACTATGATCTCACTTGAGGAGAGTATAAATGATAAGAAGCGTTTGATGCACACCATTTTTAAGGAAATGTAA
- a CDS encoding M14 metallopeptidase family protein, which translates to MNLEQLFNQNKEQTIHGRYITLENIEPILNRESLKKDVKIIGKSVLGKPIYSYQKGTGKLKIYLWSQMHGNESTTTKALFDFINLLNSGSDLANQLLETFTFYCIPMLNPDGAQLYTRANANDIDLNRDSQNLTQPESKVLRTIFEDIKPDYCFNLHDQRTIFGVADSGKPATVSFLAPSYNEEREVNESRLKAINLIAGINEVLQNYIPGQIGRFDDSFNINCIGDTFQYLGVPTLLFEAGHFTGDYEREVTRKFIFIALLSSFIILSENDIVSNINDKYLNIPQNKVVFFDFMYKNVKINYDGIEIITNFVAQYKEELINNELNFNAYIVEVGDLEGYYGHYEYDAKGALYGDDFTNFPKPNQKADFNLDKKVFFVNGTIIK; encoded by the coding sequence ATGAATTTAGAACAACTATTCAATCAAAATAAAGAACAGACAATTCACGGCCGCTATATTACGTTAGAGAATATTGAGCCAATATTAAATAGAGAATCCTTAAAAAAGGATGTGAAGATAATTGGAAAATCCGTCTTGGGAAAACCTATTTATAGCTACCAAAAAGGAACCGGTAAATTAAAAATTTATCTTTGGTCACAAATGCACGGAAACGAAAGTACTACGACTAAAGCATTATTCGATTTTATAAATCTACTAAACAGCGGATCGGATCTGGCCAATCAACTTTTAGAAACTTTTACTTTTTATTGCATTCCGATGTTAAATCCTGATGGAGCGCAACTATATACCAGAGCCAATGCTAATGATATTGACTTGAATCGGGATTCCCAGAACCTCACACAGCCTGAAAGTAAAGTATTGAGAACAATTTTTGAAGACATTAAACCTGATTATTGTTTTAATCTCCATGATCAACGTACTATTTTTGGAGTCGCAGATAGCGGGAAGCCTGCAACGGTATCTTTTTTAGCTCCTTCTTATAATGAAGAAAGAGAGGTTAATGAGTCAAGATTAAAAGCTATTAACTTGATTGCTGGTATTAATGAAGTTTTACAAAACTATATTCCAGGTCAAATAGGTCGATTTGATGATTCCTTTAATATTAATTGCATAGGAGATACATTCCAATATTTAGGAGTACCGACCTTGTTGTTTGAGGCTGGGCATTTTACAGGTGACTACGAGAGAGAAGTCACACGTAAATTCATTTTTATAGCTCTACTTTCGAGTTTTATTATTCTCAGCGAAAACGATATAGTTAGCAATATAAATGATAAATATTTGAACATTCCTCAGAATAAAGTCGTTTTTTTTGATTTTATGTATAAAAATGTCAAAATAAATTATGATGGTATCGAAATAATCACGAATTTTGTTGCTCAATATAAAGAAGAGTTAATTAACAATGAATTAAATTTTAATGCTTACATAGTTGAAGTAGGTGATTTAGAAGGTTATTATGGTCATTATGAATATGATGCGAAAGGAGCATTATATGGAGATGATTTTACTAATTTCCCAAAACCAAATCAAAAAGCCGATTTTAATTTAGATAAAAAAGTGTTTTTCGTTAACGGAACTATAATAAAATAA
- a CDS encoding KilA-N domain-containing protein, whose amino-acid sequence MAKIKVKDTEVTVVSINNNDYISITDIAKHKTDDTSATIGNWMRNRNTLEFLGLWETLYNPNFKPLEFEGFKKEAGLNAFTMSPQKWINTTDAIGFVSKSGRYGGTFTHKDIAFKFASWISVEFELYIVKEFQRLKEEEQKHIGWSVHRELTKINYHIHTDAIKHNLTPKTLTTLQISIVYANEADVLNMALFGMIAKQWREQNPDLKGNIRDYASINELICLSNLENLNALFINENLSQKERLVKLNQIAIQQMIILKEVENKKLK is encoded by the coding sequence ATGGCTAAAATTAAAGTTAAGGATACCGAAGTTACCGTAGTATCAATCAATAATAATGATTATATTTCTATTACAGACATTGCAAAACACAAAACTGATGATACAAGTGCAACCATTGGAAATTGGATGCGAAATAGAAATACATTAGAATTCTTGGGGCTTTGGGAAACATTATATAACCCAAATTTTAAACCCCTCGAATTCGAGGGGTTTAAAAAAGAGGCCGGTTTAAACGCCTTTACAATGTCTCCTCAAAAATGGATAAATACAACTGATGCCATTGGTTTTGTTTCAAAATCAGGGCGATATGGCGGAACGTTTACTCATAAAGATATTGCCTTTAAATTTGCAAGTTGGATTTCAGTTGAATTTGAACTTTATATTGTTAAAGAATTTCAGCGTTTAAAAGAAGAAGAGCAAAAACATATTGGTTGGTCGGTACACAGGGAATTAACAAAAATAAACTACCACATCCATACCGATGCTATTAAACACAATTTAACACCCAAAACACTTACTACTTTACAAATCTCAATAGTATATGCTAATGAAGCCGATGTATTGAATATGGCTTTGTTTGGGATGATTGCTAAACAATGGCGAGAACAAAACCCTGATTTGAAAGGAAATATTCGGGATTATGCCTCAATAAATGAGCTAATTTGTTTATCTAATCTGGAAAATTTAAACGCTCTTTTTATCAACGAAAATTTATCACAAAAAGAACGATTAGTAAAACTCAATCAAATAGCTATACAGCAAATGATTATTTTAAAAGAGGTAGAAAATAAAAAATTAAAATAA
- a CDS encoding DNA-deoxyinosine glycosylase — protein sequence MTISSFPYFVDSNTELLILGTMPGSVSLAKQEYYGNPRNHFWKIICTICDALPIPENFDEKVKILQSNKIGLWDVLENCERKGSLDIHIKNQKENDFFALFEKFPKINKIVFNGKQSHAFFYKSFGQIKGITYYVMPSTSPANTMTFENKLKIWSSCFK from the coding sequence ATGACAATATCTTCTTTCCCCTATTTTGTAGATTCAAATACCGAATTATTAATTTTGGGAACTATGCCTGGTTCAGTCTCTCTTGCCAAACAGGAATATTATGGGAATCCAAGGAATCATTTTTGGAAAATAATATGTACAATTTGTGATGCATTGCCAATTCCTGAAAATTTTGACGAGAAAGTCAAAATTCTTCAATCTAACAAAATTGGACTTTGGGATGTTTTGGAAAATTGTGAAAGAAAAGGGAGTTTGGACATTCATATCAAAAATCAAAAAGAAAATGATTTTTTTGCTTTGTTTGAAAAATTTCCTAAAATCAACAAAATTGTCTTTAACGGAAAACAAAGCCATGCCTTTTTTTATAAAAGTTTTGGACAAATAAAAGGCATTACGTATTATGTAATGCCTTCTACAAGTCCTGCAAATACAATGACTTTTGAGAATAAGTTAAAAATTTGGTCAAGCTGTTTTAAATGA
- a CDS encoding DinB family protein has product MRSDQLPVNEYSKFNATYINALENVELFEELEISLHDFIKFVQNIPLDKFDYSYAEGKWTIKEIIQHIIDAERIFAYRALRISRNDKTPLPGFEENDYVDNTDAKSRSIQELLTEFSTVRHSNLLMFKSFSDEQLRRIGIASENEVSVRALGFLIIGHMKHHQKVFAERYL; this is encoded by the coding sequence ATGAGATCTGATCAATTGCCGGTAAATGAATATTCAAAATTCAACGCGACTTACATAAACGCTCTTGAGAATGTTGAATTATTTGAAGAATTAGAAATTAGTTTACATGACTTTATCAAATTTGTTCAAAATATTCCATTGGATAAATTTGATTACAGTTATGCCGAAGGAAAATGGACGATTAAAGAAATTATTCAGCATATCATTGATGCTGAAAGGATATTTGCATATCGTGCACTTCGAATTTCCAGAAATGATAAAACGCCATTGCCGGGATTTGAAGAAAATGATTATGTTGACAATACCGATGCCAAAAGCAGAAGTATTCAAGAATTATTAACTGAGTTTTCGACGGTAAGACATTCCAACTTGCTAATGTTCAAAAGTTTTTCTGACGAACAATTGAGAAGAATTGGAATTGCTTCAGAAAATGAAGTTTCAGTGAGAGCTTTAGGATTTTTAATTATTGGTCACATGAAACATCACCAAAAAGTATTCGCAGAAAGATATTTGTAA
- a CDS encoding phosphoenolpyruvate carboxylase translates to MYTLPKIERFNQNVLSKYHIYNSVFITLPFDSVDNTGVLLPIFTELCDNGFKKQETPKEIFDFFSDKYLTSATEKDKINLMFHFIQYIERQIVLFDAIEDAAFPVVNNMEGRGSLRDIKEKSDVRDNKEELIHFLENFNVRTVLTAHPTQFYPGPVLGIINDLTEAIRNNNLLEIKQLLAQLGKTPFIQNEKPNPFDEAVSLIWYLENVFYNTSGEMVHYLQKNVFEGESINNQLIKLGFWPGGDRDGNPFVTTEITLKVAERLRTSILKCYYIEIRNLKRKLTFPVVDSLVMELEQKLYRSVFYSKGEIFITLEEFKTQLNKIKTIIIEQHQSLYVDQIDALLIRLNLFGFHFATLDIRQNSKIHQSVFYDIVDYYSKSKTNIFPANYFQLTEDEKIEILSSVKGNLDPADFENEMTRSTVESIQAIKTIQENNGEFGANRYIISNNESALNVMETFALFKLCNWENATVDIIPLFESVDDLQNAHLVMEKLYTNAEYAKHLINRNNKQTIMLGFSDGTKDGGYLMANWSIYKAKEALTEISRKYGIHAIFFDGRGGPPARGGGKTHKFYASLGPNIENNEIQITIQGQTISSNFGTLDSCRYNLENLLSAGVANQVFNQGQNELSVEEKEILDQMADLGYNKYLNFKNHPKFIPYLEQMSTLKYYAKTNIGSRPSKRSKSETLDFADLRAIPFVGSWSQLKQNVPGFFGVGSALKHFEDTNQWEKAQNLYNNSLFFRTLLENSMMSLAKSFFPLTAYMSKDPEFGAFWQIIYDEFLETKRLLLKIAGHTELMENYPDGIASIQMRERIVLPLLTIQQYALLKINELNKEENPDLNLIKVYEKIVTRSLFGNTNASRNSA, encoded by the coding sequence ATGTATACGTTGCCAAAAATAGAACGTTTTAATCAAAATGTTTTATCGAAATACCATATTTACAATAGTGTATTTATAACATTACCCTTTGATTCTGTTGATAATACGGGGGTTTTGTTGCCTATATTCACGGAACTTTGCGATAATGGATTTAAAAAACAAGAAACTCCAAAAGAAATTTTTGATTTCTTTTCAGATAAATATTTGACTAGCGCGACCGAAAAGGATAAGATTAATCTGATGTTTCATTTTATACAATATATTGAACGCCAAATTGTTTTATTTGATGCTATTGAAGATGCTGCATTTCCAGTGGTAAACAATATGGAAGGAAGAGGCTCGCTTCGTGATATCAAAGAGAAATCGGATGTAAGGGATAATAAAGAAGAACTGATTCATTTTCTTGAGAATTTTAATGTTCGTACCGTTTTAACTGCACACCCAACTCAATTTTACCCTGGGCCAGTTTTAGGAATCATAAATGATTTGACAGAAGCAATACGAAATAATAATTTATTGGAAATAAAACAGTTACTTGCACAATTAGGAAAAACTCCTTTTATTCAAAATGAGAAACCAAATCCTTTTGATGAAGCGGTAAGTTTAATTTGGTATCTAGAAAATGTTTTTTACAACACTTCTGGCGAAATGGTGCATTATCTGCAAAAAAACGTTTTTGAAGGAGAGTCCATAAATAATCAATTAATTAAACTTGGGTTTTGGCCAGGAGGAGATCGTGATGGAAATCCATTTGTTACAACTGAAATTACTTTAAAAGTAGCAGAGCGATTGAGAACTTCTATTTTAAAATGTTATTATATTGAGATACGAAATCTAAAGAGAAAACTTACTTTCCCAGTTGTGGATTCTTTAGTAATGGAGCTGGAGCAAAAATTGTATCGTTCTGTTTTTTATTCTAAAGGAGAAATTTTTATTACACTTGAAGAGTTCAAAACACAATTAAATAAAATAAAGACTATTATAATTGAGCAACATCAATCACTTTATGTAGATCAAATTGATGCTTTGCTTATTCGACTGAATTTATTTGGTTTTCATTTCGCAACTTTGGATATCAGACAAAACAGTAAAATCCATCAAAGTGTTTTTTATGATATCGTAGATTATTATTCTAAATCCAAAACAAATATTTTTCCAGCTAATTATTTTCAATTAACTGAAGATGAAAAAATTGAAATTTTATCATCTGTAAAAGGAAATTTAGATCCTGCCGATTTTGAAAACGAAATGACAAGATCCACAGTCGAATCAATTCAAGCTATCAAAACGATTCAGGAAAATAATGGCGAATTTGGTGCAAACCGTTATATTATCAGTAATAATGAGAGCGCACTTAATGTGATGGAAACTTTTGCGTTATTCAAATTATGCAATTGGGAAAATGCTACCGTAGATATTATTCCGCTTTTTGAATCTGTTGATGATTTGCAAAATGCACACTTGGTAATGGAAAAATTATACACCAATGCTGAGTATGCCAAACATTTAATAAATAGAAATAACAAGCAAACGATTATGCTTGGTTTTTCTGACGGTACAAAAGATGGTGGATATTTGATGGCGAATTGGAGTATCTATAAAGCCAAAGAAGCATTAACTGAAATTTCCAGAAAATATGGAATTCACGCAATTTTCTTTGATGGACGTGGTGGACCTCCAGCACGTGGTGGTGGAAAAACACATAAATTTTACGCATCGCTAGGTCCAAATATTGAAAACAACGAAATTCAAATTACAATTCAAGGACAAACAATTAGTTCAAATTTTGGAACATTGGATTCTTGTCGCTATAACTTGGAAAACCTTTTGAGTGCAGGTGTTGCCAATCAAGTTTTCAATCAAGGTCAAAATGAATTGTCAGTTGAAGAAAAAGAAATTTTGGATCAAATGGCCGATTTGGGATATAATAAATATTTAAATTTCAAAAATCATCCTAAATTTATTCCTTATTTGGAACAAATGAGTACTTTGAAATATTATGCAAAAACCAATATTGGAAGCAGACCTTCTAAAAGAAGTAAGTCTGAAACTCTTGATTTTGCTGACTTAAGAGCAATTCCATTTGTGGGTTCTTGGAGTCAATTGAAACAAAATGTACCAGGTTTTTTTGGAGTGGGTTCTGCTTTGAAACATTTTGAAGATACCAATCAATGGGAAAAAGCTCAGAATTTATACAATAATTCACTATTCTTTAGAACATTATTGGAAAACAGTATGATGTCATTGGCAAAATCATTTTTTCCTTTAACTGCTTATATGAGTAAGGATCCTGAATTTGGAGCTTTTTGGCAAATTATCTATGATGAATTTTTGGAAACAAAAAGATTATTATTGAAAATTGCAGGTCATACAGAACTGATGGAAAACTATCCTGATGGTATAGCCTCTATTCAAATGAGAGAGCGTATTGTCTTGCCTTTGTTGACTATACAACAATATGCTTTGTTGAAAATTAATGAATTGAACAAAGAAGAGAACCCAGATTTAAACCTAATAAAAGTGTATGAAAAAATTGTGACTCGATCACTTTTCGGAAATACAAACGCAAGTAGGAATTCAGCATAA
- a CDS encoding 1-acyl-sn-glycerol-3-phosphate acyltransferase: MKRRIYKWIFENLMGWKIEGSLDEQIKKSVLMVMPHTSWHDFYVAIICRGAIGVDINWVGKKELFRFPFEYFFKSLGGAPLDRTGGLNKVESIVSIFNSKETFRLGLSPEGTRKKVEQLKTGFYYIALKANVPIIPVSINFEKKVVDFGQPFYPTSDIESDLSYLNKHFVDAKGKIPKHGYKVS, translated from the coding sequence ATGAAGAGACGAATCTATAAATGGATTTTTGAGAATCTAATGGGCTGGAAAATAGAAGGTAGCTTGGATGAACAAATAAAAAAAAGTGTTTTAATGGTTATGCCACATACAAGTTGGCATGATTTTTACGTAGCCATTATTTGCAGAGGTGCTATAGGGGTAGATATCAATTGGGTTGGAAAGAAAGAATTATTTCGTTTCCCTTTTGAATATTTTTTCAAATCTTTGGGAGGTGCACCACTAGATAGAACAGGAGGGTTAAACAAAGTAGAATCTATAGTAAGTATTTTTAATTCGAAAGAAACGTTTCGATTGGGATTGTCTCCTGAAGGAACTCGCAAAAAAGTTGAACAACTCAAGACTGGTTTTTATTATATAGCCTTAAAAGCAAATGTACCAATCATTCCTGTATCAATAAATTTTGAAAAGAAAGTAGTCGATTTTGGACAACCATTTTACCCAACAAGCGATATTGAATCGGATTTGTCATATTTGAATAAACATTTTGTTGATGCTAAGGGCAAAATACCTAAACATGGATATAAAGTATCTTAA